The Myxococcales bacterium DNA window CCGCCGCCGACGGCGTTTCGGCTGGCGCGGCGACGCGTTTGCCTAGACCCGCCTTTTTAATGTAAAACCATCCCGATTGCTGTTGAAATCGATCACGAATCCACCGGAGAGAGGCTACGACCGATGAAAATCGAACAGACTTTTACGATTGATGCGCCGCTGGACAAAGTGTTGACCGCCATGCGCGACCCGGCCCTGATCGAGGAAGACGCCAAATCGCGCAACTGCGTCTCGATGAAAATCATCGACGTCAAAAAGACCGCCGACACGCACGTGTTCGAAATGCACTCCGTCGACTACGCGGTCGGCCTGACCGGCATCGACAAGAAAAAGACGGAAAACAACACCAACTACGTGGAATGGGATCTGAAAAAAGGCGTGTCGACCTGGAAGTGGAAGGGCGGCAACGAAATGTCGAACAAGGCCAAGATCACCGGCGGCACCACCCTCGCGGCCCAGGGCAAAAGCACCGCGGTGACGATGTGGGTCGACATCGACGTGCCGATTCCCATCGTCGGCAAGAAAGTCTCCGAGATGGTCGGCAAGAACTTCAAGGCCGAGTGGCCGAAATACATGGAACGCCTGGCCCGGTGGGCGAAGAAGTAAATCAGCCGAGAAGTGCGAACAAAGCGCGGCCCCCGTGGGTCGCGCTTTTTTTATCGCAATGAACCTGTTCAGGCCGACAATCGGGTGCCATGGTCTTCGATCCGTCCGGATCACATTTTCCCCAGCTTTGAGGAGGCCCTTGGCCGTCTCATTTTAAC harbors:
- a CDS encoding DUF2505 family protein yields the protein MKIEQTFTIDAPLDKVLTAMRDPALIEEDAKSRNCVSMKIIDVKKTADTHVFEMHSVDYAVGLTGIDKKKTENNTNYVEWDLKKGVSTWKWKGGNEMSNKAKITGGTTLAAQGKSTAVTMWVDIDVPIPIVGKKVSEMVGKNFKAEWPKYMERLARWAKK